The nucleotide window TTTGCCATGGTCGCTGAAAATAAGACAGTCTGACGGTTTTCCGGAGTATCTTCTAAAATAGTATAGATATCCTCACGGAAACCCATATCAAGCATTTCGTCTGCTTCATCTAAGACAACAATTGACAAATCTTTTAAAGAGATAGAATTTCTTCTCAAATGGTCCATCAATCTACCCGGTGTCGCAACAACAATTTGAGGGTTTTTCTTCAATGCATTGAACTGCTTTTCAATATTTTGTCCGCCATATACAGATACAACTTTTATCGATTCCATATATTTTGTTAGCTTTTCAAATTCTTTGTGAACTTGAATTACTAACTCTCTTGTCGGGCACAAAATCAAGGATTGAATTGATGTAGAATTTTTGTTGATTTTTTCTAAAACAGGAATGGCGTATGCCGCTGTTTTTCCGCTGCCGGTAGGTGCTTGAGCGATTATATCCTCATGGTTTAATACTCGAGGGATAGCCTCTTTTTGTATAGAAGATGGCGTTGTGAATTTCATTTCAGCAATAGCTGACAAAATTTCTGATGATAAATTCAACTCATCAAATGTAAAACTACTAACTTCTTCTTCGAAGTCATTAATCTGGTCTGTAATCATGTTTTTTCCTTTTATAAATACTCTTTACTTTTCCAACTATGTAAAAGAGTAAAAAAGTTACATGATTGGTTTCATTTGAACAGATTAATAATAATACAAAAACATTATGAATAAAATAGTCCAAAGTATAAAATAAAAGCCAAAATAACAAAAGTCATTTGGCTTTTATGGTGGGCGATACAAGGCTCGAACTTGTGACCCCTTGAATGTCGTTCAAGTGCGCTACCAACTGCGCCAATCGCCCTATTTGTATTTCTGCAATTTCTTGCAAGAACTACGACTAAATAATAATATCATAAAGATAAAATTTATCAAAAGATAGCATTTTGTAGCTGTCTTTTCGAAACATTTTGTCATATAAATGCATAGATAATAGCTTTATGCTATTATTTTTCCACGTGAGTAATTCGTTATTATATATAGGAAGGCGGAAACATTGATTACCTCAGAAGAGAATAAATGTGTAAATGTTAAATTTGAAGACTTTACTACTACTTTGGAAGGTGAAGACTTATTCCAAAAAACATATAGATTAAATGATGTTTTAAACAGTGGTGTGCTTACTGGCAATGAGGCTTTGGGCATGCTTACAATGAACAAGGTTCAACCTGATTCTGAGATAAGAGAAAAAGATGGTACCATTCATAAGGTAATTATGCTCGGCTCGAATTCCTATTTGAATTTGTCTACTCACCCGCAAGTTATGCAAGCGGCAAAAGAAGCTCTTGAAAAATTTGGTTATGGAATGGGGGCGGTTTCTAATTACGCCGGAATTACTGACATTCATAAAGAACTGGAACAAAGAATTGCTAAATTTTATGATGCTGAAGATTGTATCGTTTTCCCGAGTGGTTATGGTGCAAATGTAGGAATCGTTTCCGCTATATGTGGTCCTGGCGACGTTATTATAAATGATAGTGCAAATCATGCTTCTATTTTTGATGGTTGTCGTCTATCTGGTGCAGATATCAAAATCTATCCTCATGCTGACATGAAATACTTAGAAAGAATTTTATCTAAATTACCGGAAGAACAAACAGGACGCTTAATTATTACAGATGGCGTCTTTTCTATGGATGGTGATATGGCTAAATTAGATAAGATAGTAGAATTAGCCAATAAATATAATTGTCGAGTAATGGTCGATGATGCTCATGGCGTTGGTATTGTCGGTCCAACCGGAAAAGGTACATCGGAACACTATAATGTGATGGATA belongs to Candidatus Gastranaerophilales bacterium and includes:
- a CDS encoding aminotransferase class I/II-fold pyridoxal phosphate-dependent enzyme, whose translation is MITSEENKCVNVKFEDFTTTLEGEDLFQKTYRLNDVLNSGVLTGNEALGMLTMNKVQPDSEIREKDGTIHKVIMLGSNSYLNLSTHPQVMQAAKEALEKFGYGMGAVSNYAGITDIHKELEQRIAKFYDAEDCIVFPSGYGANVGIVSAICGPGDVIINDSANHASIFDGCRLSGADIKIYPHADMKYLERILSKLPEEQTGRLIITDGVFSMDGDMAKLDKIVELANKYNCRVMVDDAHGVGIVGPTGKGTSEHYNVMDKIDLNVGMLSKGPGGLGGYCAGSKELIQYLRLYSRSYFFSTAMPASVAGGLNEVFKLLETDTAGRAELIEKTEYLKSQLIKQGFDIGHSQSAVVPVMIYSEPTLFKMYDELRRNGVYVNIVTYPAVRRKECRLRLCTMKDLTFEQIDKAVEVIAELGKKYGVIK